In the Rhizorhabdus dicambivorans genome, one interval contains:
- a CDS encoding chromate resistance protein ChrB domain-containing protein, producing MPALNSIQVDKLFRLIGTPKAPVIIDVRTDEDFAADPRLIPGAMRRPWAEVANWAGGFRGRPVVVACWQGHKLSQGAAAWLRQDGAEAEALDGGVKAWVDAGYPLVPEAILPTRDPQGRTVWVTRARPKVDRIACPWLIRRFVDPNAVFLFVAPGEVVGVADRFGAAPFDIEGDGIRWSHDGDRCTFDVMLDGLGLAGVKPLAHLAMIVRGADTGRPDIIPEAAGLVALSLGLSRMYADDLEQLDAGMLVYDALYRWCRDATGETHDWVSHQPKGARAKPVTA from the coding sequence ATGCCTGCGCTCAATTCCATCCAAGTCGACAAACTATTTCGCCTGATCGGCACGCCCAAGGCGCCGGTCATCATCGATGTTCGCACCGACGAAGACTTCGCCGCCGATCCGCGCCTCATTCCCGGTGCGATGCGCCGACCCTGGGCCGAGGTCGCCAACTGGGCGGGCGGCTTCCGCGGCAGGCCGGTCGTGGTCGCGTGCTGGCAAGGCCACAAGCTCAGCCAGGGCGCTGCCGCATGGTTGCGGCAGGATGGCGCGGAAGCTGAAGCACTCGACGGCGGCGTCAAGGCGTGGGTCGATGCCGGTTATCCGCTGGTGCCCGAAGCGATCCTGCCAACGCGCGATCCGCAGGGTCGTACCGTGTGGGTCACACGCGCGCGGCCGAAGGTCGATCGCATCGCTTGCCCTTGGTTGATCCGCCGCTTCGTCGATCCGAACGCGGTCTTCCTGTTCGTTGCGCCCGGCGAGGTGGTCGGGGTCGCAGACCGGTTCGGTGCGGCGCCGTTCGACATCGAGGGCGACGGCATCCGCTGGAGCCACGACGGCGATCGCTGCACCTTTGACGTGATGCTCGACGGGCTCGGCCTGGCCGGGGTCAAGCCGCTTGCCCATCTCGCCATGATCGTGCGCGGCGCCGATACCGGGCGTCCCGATATCATTCCCGAGGCAGCGGGGCTGGTCGCGCTGTCGCTCGGTCTGTCGCGCATGTATGCCGACGATCTCGAACAACTCGACGCCGGAATGCTCGTCTATGACGCGCTCTATCGCTGGTGCCGCGATGCGACCGGGGAGACCCATGACTGGGTCTCGCATCAACCGAAAGGCGCGCGCGCGAAGCCGGTGACGGCATGA
- a CDS encoding metal-sensing transcriptional repressor encodes MAHYAHSNHPAIIKRLNRAAGHLKSIVGMIEEERPCVDIAQQLQAVESAIASAKKALINDHIDHCLVHAEEGEGPAEAIAQFRAISKYL; translated from the coding sequence ATGGCCCACTATGCACACTCCAATCATCCGGCGATCATCAAGCGGCTGAACCGTGCCGCTGGTCACCTGAAAAGCATCGTCGGGATGATCGAGGAGGAGCGGCCGTGCGTCGATATCGCGCAGCAGCTCCAGGCGGTCGAAAGCGCGATCGCCAGCGCGAAGAAGGCACTGATCAACGATCATATCGACCATTGCCTCGTCCATGCCGAGGAGGGTGAAGGACCGGCGGAGGCGATCGCGCAGTTCCGCGCGATCTCCAAATATCTCTGA
- a CDS encoding MFS transporter: MLTVLANRTYRHLFLAQLIALVGTGLATVALGLLAYDIAGGDAGAVLGTALAIKMVAYIGVGPIAGAFADRVPRKALLVALDLVRAAVAICLPFVSEVWQVYVLIFVLQAASAGFTPTFQATIPDVLPDEGDYTRALSLSRLAYDMESLTSPMLAAALLTIINFHWLFSGTAIGFLASAALVVSSGLARSAASPKADTGIYDKTTRGIRIYLKTPRLRGLLAVTLAAAAASAMVIVNTVVIVRGLGFGQSQVALALAAYGGGSMLAALLLPRVLDRIADRAVMVSAAALLTVMLAGLATWGATAGGGRIGWTVLLLTWPLLGIAYSMSVTPSGRLLRRSASAGDRPALFAAQFALSHVCWLIAYPLVGQLGATIGMPAALTAMAGLSGIGFFAAVALWPKSDPQEIAHDHETLGPDHPHLRQDHSGGNQSHVFVIDDLHQHWPRQ; this comes from the coding sequence GTGCTTACCGTGCTCGCCAACCGGACCTATCGTCATCTTTTCCTCGCCCAGCTCATCGCGCTGGTCGGGACCGGCCTGGCGACGGTCGCCCTCGGCCTGCTCGCTTATGACATCGCCGGTGGTGATGCGGGCGCGGTGCTTGGCACGGCGCTGGCGATCAAGATGGTCGCCTATATCGGCGTTGGTCCGATCGCCGGCGCGTTCGCCGACCGCGTGCCGCGCAAGGCGCTGCTGGTCGCGCTCGATCTGGTCCGCGCGGCGGTCGCGATCTGCCTGCCGTTCGTCAGCGAGGTCTGGCAGGTTTATGTCTTGATCTTCGTGCTGCAGGCCGCGTCCGCAGGGTTCACGCCGACGTTCCAGGCAACCATCCCCGACGTGCTCCCCGACGAGGGCGACTATACCCGCGCTCTGTCGCTGTCCCGGCTGGCCTATGACATGGAGAGCCTGACCAGCCCGATGCTCGCGGCGGCATTGCTGACGATCATCAATTTCCACTGGCTGTTCTCGGGGACCGCGATCGGGTTCCTCGCCTCGGCGGCTTTGGTGGTCTCATCAGGCCTCGCCAGGAGCGCCGCTTCACCGAAGGCCGATACTGGCATCTACGACAAGACGACCCGCGGAATCCGTATCTATCTCAAGACACCGCGCCTGCGCGGCCTGCTCGCGGTGACGCTTGCTGCGGCCGCGGCGAGCGCGATGGTCATCGTCAACACCGTCGTCATCGTCCGCGGACTCGGCTTCGGCCAGTCGCAGGTCGCCCTGGCGCTTGCCGCCTATGGCGGCGGCTCGATGCTCGCGGCGCTGCTGTTGCCGCGCGTTCTCGATCGTATTGCCGATCGCGCGGTGATGGTGAGTGCCGCCGCCTTGCTGACCGTCATGCTCGCCGGCCTCGCCACATGGGGCGCGACCGCGGGCGGCGGGCGGATTGGCTGGACGGTGCTGTTGCTCACATGGCCGCTGCTCGGCATCGCCTATTCGATGAGCGTCACGCCATCGGGGCGCCTGCTGCGTCGCTCGGCCAGCGCCGGAGACCGGCCCGCGCTGTTCGCCGCCCAGTTCGCGCTCAGCCATGTTTGTTGGCTGATCGCCTATCCGCTGGTCGGCCAGCTTGGCGCGACGATTGGAATGCCCGCGGCGCTGACCGCGATGGCAGGTCTCTCCGGGATCGGGTTCTTTGCAGCCGTCGCGCTATGGCCGAAGAGCGATCC